A genome region from Rhodanobacter thiooxydans includes the following:
- a CDS encoding type II toxin-antitoxin system HipA family toxin: MSARSETVLDVVLDDATLGPTMAIGSLRCERHGAGEAIGFAYHRDYLEQRRSVAIAPDLPLVAGPSWPAREQALFGIFRDISPDRWGRMLMERREALEAREAKRRLRRLSEWDFLTGVDDCTRMGALRLRRTEPPHAWVDERERSAPPATRLRELEAIARELGHEDAEERPEYARWLAQLMAPGTSMGGARPKATFADEHGALWLAKFPAHDDRRDVGAWEYLAWRLARAAGLIVPDARLLRFGRGYRSFTVRRFDRQGDSRRLYASTMTLTGRNDGEGGSYLDIAQAIQRHGDPGGIGDDLAQLYRRIAFSILIGNRDDHLRNHGFLRTPDGWRLAPAFDINPNPDKREHALAIDAHDPSPRLANLRATHTFYRLDGTQAKAIEAEVRDAVAHWPAIATELKLPRTARDQLAALIGD, from the coding sequence GTGAGCGCGCGTTCCGAAACCGTGCTGGACGTGGTGCTGGACGACGCCACGCTCGGACCAACCATGGCCATCGGCAGCTTGCGCTGCGAGCGGCACGGTGCCGGCGAGGCGATCGGCTTCGCTTATCACCGCGACTACCTCGAACAACGCCGGAGCGTGGCCATCGCGCCCGACCTGCCTCTGGTCGCAGGGCCGTCGTGGCCTGCGCGCGAGCAGGCCTTGTTCGGCATCTTCCGCGACATTTCGCCGGATCGCTGGGGCCGCATGCTGATGGAGCGGCGCGAGGCGCTGGAAGCGCGCGAAGCGAAGCGGCGCCTGCGGCGTCTCTCCGAATGGGATTTCCTGACCGGGGTGGACGACTGCACGCGCATGGGCGCCTTGCGTCTTCGCCGAACCGAGCCGCCACACGCCTGGGTCGATGAGCGCGAGCGCAGCGCTCCGCCGGCGACGCGTTTGCGTGAGCTGGAAGCGATTGCCCGCGAACTGGGCCACGAGGATGCCGAGGAGCGCCCCGAGTACGCGCGCTGGCTGGCGCAACTGATGGCCCCCGGCACCAGCATGGGCGGGGCGCGTCCGAAGGCTACGTTTGCCGACGAGCACGGAGCGCTGTGGTTGGCCAAGTTTCCTGCCCATGACGATCGTCGGGACGTCGGCGCCTGGGAATACCTGGCCTGGCGGCTCGCCAGGGCTGCCGGCCTGATCGTCCCTGACGCCCGGCTGTTGCGCTTTGGCCGTGGCTATCGAAGTTTTACCGTGCGGCGCTTCGACCGTCAGGGCGATTCGCGTCGCCTGTATGCCTCGACCATGACCCTCACCGGCCGCAATGACGGCGAGGGCGGCAGCTATCTGGATATCGCACAGGCCATCCAGCGCCACGGCGACCCGGGCGGCATTGGCGACGACCTTGCCCAGCTCTACCGGCGCATCGCGTTCTCCATCCTGATCGGCAACCGCGACGATCACCTGCGCAACCACGGTTTCCTGCGCACACCCGACGGATGGCGGCTGGCACCCGCTTTCGACATCAATCCGAACCCGGACAAGCGCGAACATGCACTGGCGATCGATGCGCACGATCCCAGCCCGCGGCTGGCCAACCTGCGAGCCACCCACACCTTCTACCGGCTCGACGGAACGCAGGCGAAAGCCATCGAGGCCGAAGTGCGCGACGCCGTGGCTCATTGGCCGGCCATCGCCACCGAACTCAAGCTGCCGCGCACGGCGCGCGATCAATTGGCTGCCCTGATCGGCGATTGA
- a CDS encoding helix-turn-helix domain-containing protein, with protein sequence MPKRAPPIFPAATERLAALGARLRAARLRRRMTQAALAARADVSLPTLRKLEQGEGSSSLATLLRTMEVLGLDHDIDLLAKEDELGRRLQDIRQVGAPRGRRKP encoded by the coding sequence ATGCCAAAGCGTGCCCCGCCCATCTTCCCCGCCGCCACCGAGCGCCTCGCAGCACTCGGCGCCCGCTTGCGTGCAGCACGCCTGCGGCGGCGCATGACGCAGGCGGCGCTGGCGGCGCGGGCCGATGTGTCGTTGCCCACCTTGCGCAAACTGGAGCAAGGCGAAGGTTCGAGCAGTCTGGCCACCTTGCTGCGCACGATGGAGGTGCTGGGGCTGGATCACGACATCGACCTCCTGGCCAAGGAGGACGAACTCGGCCGCCGCCTGCAGGACATTCGCCAGGTGGGCGCGCCGCGCGGCAGGCGCAAGCCGTGA
- a CDS encoding DEAD/DEAH box helicase, with product MRNELTRLLQDAEWRSNFDDRTLARARVYAADGSVSTLRSRIENGVHMLSAQVEGSHGEQYDCQVDVHDHGEWLTLDCDCSCPVGVDCKHAAAMLLVATGDVVRTAAPTAPARLQPQRAKADTADSSTSGLASWEDWLRTLQPPAPSHEAEPDRRFGVLLRAGGGSPVADLLAWPAWLRPSKQRNRSELVDPRPLQLDPRQGAVPTPAGGWSIEAATALATLVPHQYVIVGSQRWAPIRAVHEEQALECLLAHFPVWFERGSTPLQRAEARPLQLYWQEAVDGSQRLRARVDAEDAVLLRGAGLWYVQPAQGRYGRVDGDPHLLDRLPHAPVLQPPQVAALRQRLQRGGPALPEPIDRGPAEVVRERPQPVLRLRTVTLRQWAGKSHDIGVAHVEFDYAGVRLPPATRKHAVERSLHDGRLREIHRDLPAEQQAAQRLEQLGAMRCGPALYEYITHGHDFAANDVLLHPHPRKPPLAPRDWRDAIDQLAAAGFRIEYEPGFPHDELVDIDAWHADIQPSGNAWFDVSLGIDVGGQRVDLLPILRRVLADPAFPRIAPARENKRAAWRVMVDENRSVEIPLARLRALIEPLLEWLEGGEALRLHRSQARALQALADDTQLHWRGGDALRAQLALLDLATRSARAPKGFKATLRPYQREGLAWLDFLGAAGLGGILADDMGLGKTVQVLAHLLGEKQRGRLDAPALVVAPTSLVGNWQAEAARFAPALKVLVIHGADRADRYDEIAAHDLVITTYPLLPRDRDKLIEAKFSLLVLDEAQAIKNAASQAAQVVREIPATRRLAMTGTPLENHLGELWAQFDAVEPGLLGSQRQFARHYRTPIEKHGDRERQQRLNRRIGPLLLRRRKDDVLTDLPPKTEIVRTLELEDDQRALYETLRLAQHERVRQAVAERGLAQSGIIVLDALLKLRQACCDPRLVKLASAKKVKASAKLDALLELLDGLLADGRRVLLFSQFTEMLGLIETALHQRGIAHHTLTGQTPARERTAMVKRFQQGGVPLFLISLKAGGVGLNLTAADTVIHYDPWWNPAVEAQATDRAHRIGQEKPVFVYRLICKGTVEEKIQAMQGRKAELARAVLEGGGATTRLRFDEKDLEALFGGM from the coding sequence ATGCGCAACGAACTCACCCGCCTGCTGCAAGACGCCGAATGGCGCTCGAACTTCGACGACCGCACGCTGGCACGCGCCCGTGTCTATGCCGCCGACGGCAGCGTGTCGACACTGCGCAGCCGCATCGAGAATGGCGTGCACATGCTCAGCGCGCAGGTCGAGGGCAGCCACGGCGAGCAATACGACTGCCAGGTGGACGTGCACGACCACGGCGAATGGCTGACCCTGGACTGCGACTGCAGCTGCCCGGTCGGCGTGGATTGCAAGCACGCCGCCGCCATGCTGCTGGTGGCAACCGGCGACGTCGTGCGGACAGCAGCGCCGACCGCACCGGCCCGGCTGCAGCCGCAGCGCGCCAAAGCGGATACCGCCGACAGCAGCACATCGGGGCTGGCCTCGTGGGAGGACTGGTTGCGCACGCTGCAGCCACCCGCACCCAGCCACGAGGCCGAGCCGGACCGCCGCTTCGGCGTGCTGCTGCGCGCCGGCGGTGGATCGCCGGTCGCGGACCTGCTGGCCTGGCCGGCGTGGCTGCGCCCATCGAAGCAACGCAACCGCAGCGAACTGGTCGATCCGCGGCCGCTGCAATTGGATCCGCGCCAAGGGGCGGTGCCCACGCCAGCCGGCGGCTGGTCGATCGAAGCCGCCACCGCCCTGGCCACCCTGGTACCGCACCAGTACGTGATCGTCGGCAGCCAGCGCTGGGCGCCGATCCGTGCCGTCCATGAAGAACAGGCGCTGGAATGCCTGCTGGCGCACTTCCCGGTCTGGTTCGAGCGCGGCTCGACACCGCTGCAACGCGCCGAGGCGCGGCCCCTGCAGCTGTACTGGCAGGAGGCCGTCGACGGCAGCCAGCGGCTGCGCGCCCGGGTGGACGCCGAGGATGCCGTGCTGCTGCGCGGTGCCGGCCTGTGGTACGTGCAGCCCGCGCAGGGGCGCTACGGCCGCGTCGACGGTGACCCGCACCTGCTCGATCGCCTGCCGCACGCACCCGTGCTGCAACCTCCGCAAGTCGCTGCGCTGCGCCAGCGCCTGCAGCGCGGCGGCCCGGCGCTGCCCGAGCCGATCGACCGCGGCCCGGCCGAAGTGGTGCGTGAGCGCCCGCAGCCGGTGCTGCGCCTACGCACCGTCACCCTGCGCCAATGGGCAGGAAAATCCCACGACATCGGCGTCGCGCATGTCGAATTCGACTATGCCGGCGTACGCCTGCCGCCAGCCACCCGCAAGCATGCGGTCGAACGAAGCCTGCACGACGGCCGCCTGCGCGAGATCCACCGCGACCTGCCGGCCGAGCAGCAGGCAGCCCAGCGGCTGGAACAGCTCGGCGCGATGCGCTGCGGTCCGGCCCTGTACGAGTACATCACCCACGGCCACGACTTCGCCGCCAACGACGTGCTGCTGCACCCGCATCCGCGCAAGCCGCCGCTGGCGCCGCGCGATTGGCGCGACGCCATCGACCAGCTCGCTGCCGCCGGCTTCCGCATCGAGTACGAACCCGGCTTCCCGCACGACGAGCTGGTCGACATCGATGCCTGGCACGCCGACATCCAGCCCAGCGGCAATGCCTGGTTCGACGTCTCGCTCGGCATCGACGTCGGGGGCCAGCGCGTCGACCTGCTGCCGATCCTGCGCCGCGTGCTGGCCGACCCGGCCTTTCCGCGCATCGCCCCTGCGCGCGAAAACAAGCGCGCCGCCTGGCGCGTGATGGTGGATGAGAATCGCAGCGTCGAGATTCCGCTGGCGCGCCTGCGCGCGCTGATCGAACCGCTACTGGAATGGCTCGAAGGCGGCGAGGCACTGCGCCTGCACCGCAGCCAGGCCCGTGCGCTGCAGGCACTGGCCGACGATACCCAGCTGCATTGGCGCGGCGGCGACGCGTTGCGCGCGCAGCTCGCCCTGCTCGACCTTGCCACGCGCAGCGCCAGGGCGCCGAAGGGCTTCAAGGCCACCCTGCGCCCGTACCAGCGCGAAGGCCTGGCCTGGCTGGACTTTCTCGGCGCGGCGGGCCTGGGCGGCATCCTCGCCGACGACATGGGGCTGGGCAAGACGGTGCAGGTACTGGCGCACCTCCTCGGCGAAAAGCAGCGCGGCCGGCTGGATGCGCCGGCACTGGTGGTGGCACCGACCAGCCTGGTCGGCAACTGGCAGGCCGAGGCGGCGCGCTTCGCCCCGGCGCTGAAGGTGCTGGTGATCCACGGCGCCGACCGCGCCGACCGCTACGACGAGATCGCCGCGCACGACCTGGTCATCACCACCTACCCGCTGCTGCCGCGCGACCGCGACAAGCTCATCGAGGCGAAATTCTCCCTGCTGGTACTGGACGAGGCGCAGGCGATCAAGAACGCCGCCAGCCAGGCCGCACAGGTCGTGCGCGAGATCCCCGCCACGCGCCGCCTCGCCATGACCGGCACGCCGCTGGAAAACCACCTCGGCGAACTGTGGGCGCAGTTCGACGCGGTGGAACCGGGCCTGCTCGGCAGCCAGCGCCAGTTCGCGCGCCACTACCGCACGCCGATCGAGAAGCACGGCGACCGCGAGCGCCAGCAGCGGCTCAACCGGCGCATCGGCCCGCTGCTGCTGCGCCGGCGCAAGGACGACGTGCTCACCGACCTGCCGCCCAAGACCGAGATCGTGCGCACGCTGGAACTGGAAGACGACCAGCGTGCCCTGTACGAAACCCTGCGCCTGGCCCAGCACGAACGCGTGCGCCAGGCAGTGGCCGAACGCGGCCTCGCGCAGAGCGGCATCATCGTGCTCGACGCCCTGCTCAAGCTGCGCCAGGCTTGCTGCGACCCGCGCCTGGTCAAGCTCGCCAGCGCGAAGAAGGTGAAGGCCAGCGCCAAGCTCGACGCCCTGCTGGAACTGCTCGACGGCCTGCTCGCCGACGGCCGCCGCGTGCTGCTGTTCTCGCAGTTCACCGAAATGCTGGGCCTGATCGAAACAGCACTGCACCAGCGCGGCATCGCCCACCACACCCTCACCGGCCAGACCCCGGCGCGCGAACGCACCGCCATGGTCAAGCGCTTCCAGCAAGGCGGCGTGCCGCTGTTCCTGATCAGCCTGAAAGCCGGCGGCGTCGGCCTCAACCTCACCGCCGCCGACACCGTGATCCACTACGACCCCTGGTGGAACCCCGCCGTGGAAGCGCAAGCCACCGACCGCGCCCACCGCATCGGCCAGGAGAAACCGGTCTTCGTCTACCGCCTGATCTGCAAAGGCACGGTGGAAGAAAAGATCCAGGCCATGCAAGGCCGCAAAGCCGAACTGGCCCGTGCCGTGCTCGAAGGCGGCGGCGCCACGACGCGGCTGCGGTTTGACGAGAAGGATCTGGAGGCGTTGTTCGGGGGGATGTAG
- a CDS encoding NADP-dependent isocitrate dehydrogenase yields the protein MSQTPKIIYTLTDEAPFLATQSLLPIVTAFVGTAGIKVETRDISLAARIVALFPEALQESQRVPDDLAELGRLATMPEANIIKLPNVSASMPQLKAAIRELQGQGYALPDYPDAPKDAHEKDVKARYDKVKGSAVNPVLREGNSDRRAPASVKNYARKHPHKMGAWSRDSKTHVAHMDGGDFYGSEKSALIDKAGNVSIEWFGKDGSHAVLKPKTALLAGEIIDAAVMSRRALAAFIDAQIEDAKRQGVLFSLHLKATMMKVSDPIMFGVAVGEFYKDVLVKHADALKQAGFNPNNGIGDLYARLGTLPEATQAAIKADLDAEYAKRPPLAMVNSDKGITNLHVPSDVIVDASMPAMIRDSGKMWNAQGQLQDVKAVIPDRSYAGVYQAVIEDCKAHGAFDPATMGSVPNVGLMAQAAEEYGSHDKTFQIAGDGVVKVLDEAGSVLLQHEVEAGDIWRMCQAKDAPVQDWVKLAVSRARHTPAVFWLDPARAHDRQVIAKVERCLKDYDTSGLDIRIMDPVAATRFSLERIRQGLDTISVTGNVLRDYLTDLFPIMELGTSAKMLSIVPLMAGGGLFETGAGGSAPKHVQQFLEEDYLRWDSLGEFLALAASLEFEAGRQGSAEVDVLAKTLDQANGKFLDTDKSPSRKLGGIDNRGSHFYLALYWAQALASQDVNPALKAKFAPLAKALTEHEAAIVDELNRVQGKPVDIGGYYHPDFARVSAAMRPSATFNAALAKLLA from the coding sequence ATGTCCCAGACGCCGAAGATCATCTACACCCTCACGGACGAAGCCCCATTCCTCGCCACGCAGTCGCTGCTGCCGATCGTTACCGCGTTCGTCGGCACCGCGGGCATCAAGGTGGAGACGCGCGACATCTCGCTGGCCGCGCGCATCGTCGCGCTGTTTCCCGAGGCATTGCAGGAAAGCCAGCGCGTGCCCGACGACCTCGCCGAGCTGGGCCGCCTGGCCACCATGCCGGAGGCGAACATCATCAAGCTGCCGAACGTCAGCGCCTCGATGCCGCAGCTGAAGGCGGCGATCAGGGAGCTGCAGGGTCAGGGCTACGCACTGCCCGATTACCCGGATGCGCCGAAGGACGCGCACGAGAAGGACGTCAAGGCGCGCTACGACAAGGTGAAGGGCAGCGCGGTGAACCCGGTGCTGCGCGAGGGCAATTCCGACCGTCGCGCACCGGCCTCGGTGAAGAACTACGCGCGCAAGCATCCGCACAAGATGGGCGCGTGGAGCCGCGATTCGAAAACCCACGTGGCGCACATGGACGGCGGCGATTTCTACGGCAGCGAAAAGTCCGCCTTGATCGACAAGGCCGGCAACGTCAGCATCGAATGGTTCGGCAAGGACGGCAGCCACGCCGTGCTGAAACCGAAGACCGCGCTGCTGGCCGGCGAGATCATCGACGCTGCGGTGATGTCGCGCCGCGCGCTGGCCGCCTTCATCGACGCGCAGATCGAGGACGCAAAGAGGCAGGGCGTGCTGTTCTCGCTGCACCTGAAGGCCACCATGATGAAGGTGTCCGACCCGATCATGTTCGGCGTAGCGGTCGGCGAGTTCTACAAGGACGTGCTGGTGAAGCACGCCGATGCGCTGAAGCAGGCCGGCTTCAACCCGAACAACGGCATCGGCGACCTGTACGCGCGCCTGGGCACGCTGCCGGAGGCGACGCAGGCGGCGATCAAGGCCGACCTCGACGCCGAGTACGCCAAGCGCCCGCCGCTGGCGATGGTCAATTCCGACAAGGGCATCACCAACCTGCACGTACCCAGCGACGTGATCGTCGACGCCTCGATGCCGGCGATGATCCGCGACTCCGGCAAGATGTGGAATGCGCAGGGCCAACTGCAGGACGTCAAGGCGGTGATCCCCGACCGCAGCTACGCCGGCGTGTACCAGGCGGTGATCGAGGATTGCAAGGCGCACGGCGCGTTCGACCCGGCGACGATGGGCAGCGTGCCCAACGTGGGCCTGATGGCGCAGGCAGCCGAGGAATACGGCTCGCACGACAAGACCTTCCAGATCGCCGGCGACGGCGTGGTGAAGGTGCTCGACGAGGCCGGCAGCGTGCTGCTGCAGCACGAGGTGGAAGCCGGCGACATCTGGCGCATGTGCCAGGCCAAGGACGCGCCGGTGCAGGACTGGGTGAAGCTGGCGGTGAGCCGCGCGCGGCACACGCCGGCGGTGTTCTGGCTCGATCCGGCCCGTGCGCACGACCGCCAGGTGATCGCCAAGGTCGAGCGCTGCCTGAAGGACTACGACACCAGCGGGCTGGACATCCGCATCATGGATCCGGTGGCCGCCACCCGGTTCTCGCTGGAGCGCATCCGCCAGGGCCTGGACACCATCTCGGTCACCGGCAACGTGCTGCGCGATTACCTCACCGACCTGTTCCCGATCATGGAGCTTGGCACCAGCGCCAAGATGCTGTCGATCGTGCCGCTGATGGCCGGCGGCGGCCTGTTCGAGACCGGCGCCGGCGGCAGTGCGCCCAAGCACGTGCAGCAGTTCCTCGAAGAGGACTACCTGCGCTGGGATTCGCTCGGCGAGTTCCTCGCGCTGGCCGCATCGCTGGAGTTCGAGGCCGGCCGCCAAGGCAGCGCCGAGGTGGACGTGCTGGCCAAGACGCTGGACCAGGCCAACGGCAAGTTCCTCGACACCGACAAGTCGCCCTCGCGCAAGCTCGGCGGCATCGACAACCGCGGCAGCCACTTCTACCTCGCGTTGTACTGGGCGCAGGCGCTGGCTTCGCAGGACGTGAATCCGGCACTGAAGGCAAAGTTCGCGCCGCTGGCCAAGGCGCTGACCGAGCACGAGGCGGCCATCGTCGACGAACTCAACCGCGTGCAGGGTAAGCCAGTGGACATCGGCGGCTACTACCATCCCGACTTTGCGCGGGTGAGCGCGGCGATGCGGCCCAGCGCTACGTTCAACGCGGCGCTGGCCAAGCTGTTGGCGTGA
- a CDS encoding TraB/GumN family protein, whose protein sequence is MRLLPLAFLLVSGVLAPACVPAAPAQVPATAGTAARPSPQDVADLPVVVVSGVVPGPGLWKVSKGGHVMWVLGTLSPLPRAMQWQSREVEEAVAASQQVLLEPSVQLKADVGFVGKLFLLPSAYGARKNDDGATLQQVLPPPVYARWQVLKQKYLGDDRGVERWRPLFASQELYRKALKANGLSRSGGVRANIDALAKRHGVPELATDYHVLIEHPRAAIKAFRQAAPRDVTCFIRTLDSIEHDLPAMTARANAWATGDLQALRELPDSDRRDACVAAIAGAGFAQALGLADVPAQQRATWQAAARKALHDNAQSFALLPMDELLKPDGYLAALQAEGYQVDAPE, encoded by the coding sequence ATGCGCCTGCTGCCCCTGGCTTTCCTGCTCGTGTCGGGCGTGCTGGCGCCGGCGTGCGTGCCCGCGGCACCTGCGCAGGTGCCGGCGACGGCCGGCACCGCCGCGCGGCCGTCGCCGCAGGACGTGGCCGATCTGCCGGTAGTGGTGGTCAGCGGCGTGGTGCCCGGGCCGGGCTTGTGGAAGGTGAGCAAGGGCGGCCACGTGATGTGGGTGCTCGGCACGCTGTCGCCGCTGCCGCGCGCGATGCAGTGGCAGTCGCGCGAGGTGGAAGAGGCGGTCGCCGCCTCGCAGCAGGTGCTGCTGGAGCCCTCGGTACAGTTGAAGGCCGACGTCGGTTTCGTCGGCAAGCTGTTCCTGTTGCCCTCGGCCTACGGTGCGCGCAAGAACGACGATGGCGCCACCCTGCAGCAGGTGCTGCCGCCGCCGGTATACGCGCGCTGGCAGGTGCTGAAGCAGAAGTACCTGGGCGACGATCGTGGCGTCGAGCGCTGGCGGCCCTTGTTCGCGTCGCAGGAGCTGTACAGGAAGGCGCTGAAGGCGAACGGACTGAGCCGCTCCGGCGGCGTGCGGGCGAACATCGACGCCCTGGCCAAGCGCCATGGCGTGCCGGAACTGGCGACCGACTACCACGTGCTGATCGAGCATCCGCGCGCGGCGATCAAGGCGTTCAGGCAGGCGGCGCCGCGCGACGTGACCTGCTTCATCCGTACCCTGGACAGCATCGAGCACGACCTGCCGGCGATGACCGCGCGCGCGAACGCCTGGGCCACCGGCGACCTGCAGGCGCTGCGGGAACTGCCCGACAGCGATCGCCGCGATGCCTGCGTGGCGGCGATCGCCGGCGCCGGCTTTGCGCAGGCGCTGGGCCTGGCCGACGTGCCGGCGCAGCAGCGCGCCACCTGGCAGGCCGCCGCGCGCAAGGCGCTGCACGACAACGCGCAGAGCTTCGCGCTGCTGCCGATGGACGAGCTGCTGAAGCCGGACGGCTATCTCGCTGCCTTGCAGGCCGAGGGCTACCAGGTCGACGCGCCGGAGTGA
- a CDS encoding aldo/keto reductase, whose amino-acid sequence MQPRPLGNSPLSIAPLAFGGNVFGWSADEKRSFELLDAFVDAGGNLIDTADVYSAWVPGNHGGESETILGKWLKQSGKRERVVISTKVAKWAEQPGLSPVNIQQAVDGSLKRLQVDCIDLYQAHEDDASVPMEETLGAFARLIEAGKVRVIGASNFGAARFADALAMSKRHGLPRYESLQPEYNLVSRTGYEQELEPLVRRENIGVISYYALASGFLSGKYRSSADLAKSSARGGAVKRFLNPHGLQVLAALDAVATAHGATPVQVALAWLIARPGLTAPIVSATSVEQLHELLGATSLQLSDSEIAQLDLASA is encoded by the coding sequence ATGCAACCACGCCCGCTCGGCAATTCACCGCTCTCTATCGCCCCGCTCGCCTTCGGCGGCAACGTGTTCGGCTGGAGCGCGGACGAAAAGCGCTCGTTCGAACTGCTCGACGCGTTCGTCGATGCCGGCGGCAACCTGATCGACACCGCGGACGTCTACTCCGCCTGGGTGCCGGGCAACCACGGCGGCGAGTCGGAAACCATCCTCGGCAAGTGGCTGAAGCAAAGCGGCAAGCGCGAGCGGGTGGTGATCTCGACCAAGGTCGCCAAGTGGGCCGAGCAGCCGGGCCTGTCGCCGGTCAACATCCAGCAGGCGGTGGACGGCTCGCTCAAGCGTCTGCAGGTCGACTGCATCGACCTGTACCAGGCGCATGAAGATGACGCCAGCGTGCCGATGGAAGAAACCCTGGGCGCGTTCGCCCGGCTGATCGAGGCCGGCAAGGTGCGCGTGATCGGCGCCTCCAACTTCGGCGCGGCGCGCTTCGCCGACGCGCTGGCCATGTCGAAACGGCACGGCCTGCCGCGCTACGAAAGTCTGCAGCCGGAGTACAACCTGGTCAGCCGCACCGGCTACGAGCAGGAACTGGAACCGCTGGTGCGCCGCGAGAATATCGGCGTGATCAGCTACTACGCGCTGGCCAGCGGCTTCCTCAGCGGCAAGTACCGCAGCAGCGCCGACTTGGCCAAGAGTAGCGCACGCGGCGGCGCGGTGAAGCGGTTCCTGAACCCGCACGGCCTGCAGGTACTGGCCGCGCTGGACGCGGTGGCCACCGCACATGGCGCCACCCCGGTGCAGGTCGCACTGGCCTGGCTGATCGCGCGCCCCGGCCTCACCGCGCCGATCGTCAGCGCCACCAGCGTGGAGCAGCTGCACGAACTGCTCGGCGCCACCTCCCTGCAGCTGAGCGACAGCGAGATCGCACAACTGGATCTGGCCAGCGCCTGA
- a CDS encoding LysR substrate-binding domain-containing protein: MGRLPLGLLQQFVLVARQGNLSRAAAQANLTVSALSHQMRQLEERLERRLFERGPRGVKLTAEGCVLLEAVGTHFDGIEHALAGYRTRHHDALTLSASPGIMSSWLVPRLPRLVAAHPELELSLQSASTLVDFEREPVDVALRYGRGEWAGLHSERLFGEWIAPVAAPALIARMGGADPRELSRWPLLGEPSPSRRWSDWFGRSGGTPPARYVAQFDSLDALRHAALEGLGVALGRMVTSKSLIDAGRLEVLGDNYLAVEEAYWLVYPPRSLEHRGLQLFRQWLLAEADDYRRQMSAFRPDDKPVG; the protein is encoded by the coding sequence ATGGGAAGACTACCGCTGGGGCTCTTGCAACAGTTCGTGCTGGTCGCCCGGCAGGGCAACCTGTCGCGCGCCGCGGCGCAGGCCAACCTCACCGTCAGCGCGCTGAGCCACCAGATGCGCCAGCTGGAGGAGCGCCTGGAACGGCGCCTGTTCGAGCGCGGCCCGCGCGGGGTGAAGCTGACCGCCGAGGGTTGCGTGCTGCTGGAAGCGGTCGGCACGCACTTCGACGGCATCGAGCATGCGCTGGCGGGGTATCGCACGCGCCACCACGACGCGCTCACGCTCAGCGCCAGCCCCGGCATCATGTCGAGCTGGCTGGTGCCGCGGCTGCCGCGGCTGGTCGCCGCGCATCCGGAGCTGGAACTCAGCCTGCAATCGGCTTCGACCCTGGTGGATTTCGAGCGCGAGCCGGTGGACGTCGCCCTGCGCTACGGCCGTGGCGAATGGGCCGGCCTGCACAGCGAGCGGCTGTTCGGCGAGTGGATCGCGCCGGTGGCTGCGCCGGCGTTGATCGCGCGGATGGGCGGCGCCGACCCGCGCGAGCTGTCGCGCTGGCCGCTGCTCGGCGAGCCGAGTCCGTCCCGGCGCTGGAGCGACTGGTTCGGCCGCAGCGGCGGCACGCCACCGGCACGTTACGTGGCGCAGTTCGACAGTCTCGACGCCTTGCGCCACGCCGCGCTGGAAGGCCTTGGCGTGGCGCTGGGGCGGATGGTGACCTCGAAGTCGCTGATCGACGCCGGCCGCCTGGAAGTGCTGGGCGACAACTACCTGGCAGTGGAGGAGGCCTACTGGCTGGTGTACCCGCCGCGCTCGCTGGAGCACCGCGGCCTGCAGCTGTTCCGCCAATGGCTGCTGGCCGAGGCGGACGACTACCGCCGGCAGATGTCGGCGTTCCGCCCCGACGACAAGCCGGTCGGCTGA